The sequence TTGAATATATTTAGGCTTTGGCAACAAAAAACTGCAAAACTGGCCGGGCTAAACATCTCCTGGCCTCCCCTTCCCCTGTGCCCAAGAGACCCCTCCGCGCCACGACGCCTGAACCGCGCGCCGAAGCGACCAGCTCGGAACGCTACGTCATTCCCAACCTGCGCAACGCCTGCCGCATCTTGAAATTCCTCGGCCAGCAAAAGGAAGGCGTGAAATCCGCGGACGTGGCGCGATCCCTCGGTGTGCCTGTCACCACCACCCTACGAATACTGACCACCCTCCACCTCGAAGGGCTGGTGCGAAAAGAGGACGGCCGCTTCAAACTCGGCCCGGTGATGATCCAGCTGGGGAGCACCGCTTTGGCTGAAACCGAAATCCGCGAACTGGCGCTGCCAGTGCTTGAGCGCCTCTCCCAAGCAACCATTGAAACCGCCCATGTCGCGATTCCCTGTGACAAACGCGCCCTGATCCTCGCCGTGCAAGATAGCCCCCACCCGCTGCGCGCCGCCTCTCGCCCTGGCTTCCTCGCCGAACTTCATTGCTCCGCGACGGGAAAGATTTTCCTGAGCCACCTCTACCAGAACGAAATCGCCTCGCTCCTCGAGGAACACAAGCCGACGAAGCGCACACCCAACACCCTGGTGACCGCGGCTGAACTGCAGCGGGAAACCCAAGCGGTCCGCAACCAAGGTTACTCGGTAGACGAGGAGGAGTTCCATCCAGGGGTGCGATGCCTCGCCGCGCCGGTTTACGGTTCGTCAGGCCAGGTTGTCGCAGCCATCGGTATCACCGCAGCGACGGTCCGGTTCACACGCGAACGCATCCCGGAAATAGCAGCGATAGTCCAAGCAGCAGCTCGAGAGCTGTCAGAGAAGCTCGGCGCCCACACGTAATCCTTTAATCCCATGAACAAGACAGTCGTACTCCAACGCATCCAAAACGAGAAAGTCATCGCGCTGATCCGCGCCGACAGCTCCAGCAGCCTGGTTGACTGCGCCCGTGCACTCGCAGACGGAGGCCTGAGCGCAATCGAGCTCACGATGACAACCCCGGGCGCCATCGAAATGTGCCGCCAGGTCTGCAAGGAGTTGCCGGACGTGCTGCTCGGCCTGGGGACCGTTCTCGACGCGGCCACGGCCAAGGCCGGCATCGCAGCGGGGGCCAAGTTCATTGTCACACCTGCCGTGCGACCGGAAGTCATCGCCACCTGCAAGGCGGAGGGAATCGCAGTCCTCTCTGGGGCGCTCACCCCCACGGAGGCCGCGCTCGCCTGGGACCATGGCGCAGACGTGATCAAGATTTTTCCCGCCGAGTATTTTGGCCCCCCGTACATCAAGTCACTTAAGGCTCCTTTTCCCCACATGAAGTTCCTGCCCACGGGTGGCGTCACACCCGAGACCGTTGGCGACTTCCTGAGGGCCGGCGCCTTCGCAACGGCGGCAGGTTCGGCGCTGGTGAATCCGGCCGCGTTGAAGGCAAACGACTGGGCGGCGATCTCGGCACGCGCACGCGAGTTCGTCGCGGCGGCCGCAAAAGCCTGAGCTCCTTGCCATCGCCCGCAGCCTTGTATTCAGAGACCCAATACTCGCTGCGGGGCTGCTTCAGCCACCCGATGGCGCCATCGACCGTTGTTTTCGCGGTCCGGAGCCCAGTCGGCTTGCCATTGCACACGTACCGAGGTATTTAATCCTTCTGTATGCCCGAGTCGTCGTGCGATCGAAAAGATCCCGGGGTGAATCGCGCTACCGGGCCTGTGGCGACGTCCTTCTCCCTCTTGCAGGAGAAATTTCGTTTCGCCCTGTGCTTCTCTTAAGGGTTTCCTGCCCCAAAGGCGTCAAACTAGCGTCCAATTAGCCTTCCTTACCGACCTTTTTCCAACCTCCGACATGCCCGTCCGTTCTCAGCCAAAATCACTCAAACGCTGGTTTCTCTACCTCTCGGTGGCACTCTTGTTTGGGCTCGGGGTGTGGTTCTTTGGGTTTCGCTCCGAAACGAGCAAACCCCGCTGGGAGCAGCCGGCCTGGGCTGGAAACGGGCAAAGTCCGCTTCTTCCCGTTCGCACGGTCAAGGCAGCGCGCGGCGATCTCAGCTTGGCCGTCAGGGCGATCGGAACGGTCACACCCGTCGCAACGGTCACCGTCAAGACACGCGTGGAGGGCACGTTGCTGCGTTTTGCAATCGATGAAGGGAGCGCTGTGGAGGCAGGCCAGTTGATTGCCGAGATAGACCCCGCTCCGTTTCTGATCGATGTCGCACAGGCGGAGGGCCAGCTTCAGCAGAATGTCGCGCGTTTGCGCTCGGCGGAAAGCGACCTCGAGCGCACCCGTGACCTCCACGCAAAGAAACTCGTCACCGATCAGGCATTGGAAACGCAAATCGCGCTGGTCGAGGAACGAAAGGGGGCCGTGGCGGTCGATTCCGCGCATCTGGACGATGCCAGGCTCATGCTTGGCTACACCCGTATCCAGGCTCCCATTACAGGTCGCGCCGGTCTTCGCCGGGTGGATCCGGGAAACTACGTCAGTCCGGGAGACGAGGACGGACTCGTCGTCCTTACGCAGTCTCGCCCGATCAATGTGCAGTTCACTCTCCCGGAAGCGGAGCTTCCCCGTGTCCTGGAAGCATATCGCAAGGGCGAGACGTTGGTCGTCGAAGCCTGGGATCGCAAGGATTCCGTCCGCGTCGCAGAGGGCCGCTTGGTGACGATCGACAATCAAATCGACGTCACGACGGGTACGGTCAGGCTCAAGGCCGAGTTCAAAAATGAAG is a genomic window of Opitutaceae bacterium containing:
- a CDS encoding IclR family transcriptional regulator, giving the protein MPKRPLRATTPEPRAEATSSERYVIPNLRNACRILKFLGQQKEGVKSADVARSLGVPVTTTLRILTTLHLEGLVRKEDGRFKLGPVMIQLGSTALAETEIRELALPVLERLSQATIETAHVAIPCDKRALILAVQDSPHPLRAASRPGFLAELHCSATGKIFLSHLYQNEIASLLEEHKPTKRTPNTLVTAAELQRETQAVRNQGYSVDEEEFHPGVRCLAAPVYGSSGQVVAAIGITAATVRFTRERIPEIAAIVQAAARELSEKLGAHT
- a CDS encoding bifunctional 4-hydroxy-2-oxoglutarate aldolase/2-dehydro-3-deoxy-phosphogluconate aldolase, which gives rise to MNKTVVLQRIQNEKVIALIRADSSSSLVDCARALADGGLSAIELTMTTPGAIEMCRQVCKELPDVLLGLGTVLDAATAKAGIAAGAKFIVTPAVRPEVIATCKAEGIAVLSGALTPTEAALAWDHGADVIKIFPAEYFGPPYIKSLKAPFPHMKFLPTGGVTPETVGDFLRAGAFATAAGSALVNPAALKANDWAAISARAREFVAAAAKA
- a CDS encoding efflux RND transporter periplasmic adaptor subunit, with translation MPVRSQPKSLKRWFLYLSVALLFGLGVWFFGFRSETSKPRWEQPAWAGNGQSPLLPVRTVKAARGDLSLAVRAIGTVTPVATVTVKTRVEGTLLRFAIDEGSAVEAGQLIAEIDPAPFLIDVAQAEGQLQQNVARLRSAESDLERTRDLHAKKLVTDQALETQIALVEERKGAVAVDSAHLDDARLMLGYTRIQAPITGRAGLRRVDPGNYVSPGDEDGLVVLTQSRPINVQFTLPEAELPRVLEAYRKGETLVVEAWDRKDSVRVAEGRLVTIDNQIDVTTGTVRLKAEFKNEDERLFPNQFVNVRMEVTALKGVVLIPAVAVQFGSRGTYVYVVDKENKARVRDVVLGPVEGEQQVVTSGITEGEAIVLEGLDRLRDGSGVIEATEPSGTAQPGKS